Below is a genomic region from Anoplolepis gracilipes chromosome 1, ASM4749672v1, whole genome shotgun sequence.
TGttcatatgttattatttatgaaaaggaATCTgcgtgatatattatttataatattcatcaCTTACCCATCATAATCAAAGAACTGTATAGCACTCCATCCGAGTTCTTCCTTCTGCATCGCATTCTCTACGGACGAATTTGATTCGTGCTCAGCAGGTTGTAAAGTGCGACCATAAAGAACTAATACAAGTCTGGCTTCCCTTGGTACTTGACAGACACTTATTCCGCGAAATTCCAacctaatataaattatatgatttttattaatttttataaacatatttcttttGGAAAGTAAACGTGTCGAATGTGTTCCCATTCTTACCatgaattaaatagaattcttGGGTAAAAATTCGTGCTGACTGTCATTGGTTCCGATAAAACTGGATTTCCTACCGGTCGAGTTCCATGAAAGATTTGAGCGGCTACTATATAATCGTCGTGTTTCCATGTAGTTGGCAGCCTATGTAGAGCTCCGACGCGCACCAGAATTGTATCGATTACTTCCGATGAAATTAGTGTATCTattaaggaaaaataatatgatgatTTTAACAatactgatttttttatataaagaattttgcatattcttcTTACTTGTTGGAAATTCTCCTTTGCTGTTTAATTGAAAATCGACTCTGAACGCGTGACAGTACGTCTCGACGAGTTCTTGAACGGCATCGCGAATTTTATGACAATGCGAAGAAATTACATCGGGAAACTTTTTTCTCAAAGTAACCACAGCGTAATCGCCATCTTCGTGTAGGATTTCGGGTTTTTTACAATCTATATTAGCTGTGTGAGATTGCGGTAGAAATTGGCAGCAAGCATTTACGAAATTGTCAACAGCTTCCGTAATTTCGAACGTCTCAATGCTTCCCATTAAGGCACACACCGCTTTTACTGCTTGCACGACGCAGTGTGGTTGAAGTTGAGGTAGTAAGACAGAACCCTGATTTGTATTTAGTAATTGTAATGCAGCGCTCTCTACGCGttccatttctttttctactgTCTCTACAATTGAAAAATGCAATGTCCaagtaaatatatcataaacaaGAAATTTCTGTGCACATATGTGTGTTTATGGCTGTAcctagtaaaataattaatgtatcgTACGAAATAGGCTGCAAAGGTTCATTTGGTAAAATATCTTCTAATCTTAGATACTGATCACAATTATCATCTTGCAgctggaaaagaaaaatagcgCAATTAGTGTTTGAATAACtaacaatacttatataaatgtatacaatacATGTGATACTGACTGTTCGGGCAATTGATTGTTTAATTTGTGCTCTGCTCATTATAGCTAATTCGATATCCTTTTCCAACTTAATGCATTGATGTATGTATTCATATTGTGCTAAAGTCGTATTTGGTGCGAGGTATTCAGCTAGACCCCACACtcttaaacaatatttttctacatttactGTATCCTCATCCTCTAAGGAACAGGCGACATTCAAGATAACATGCTCGACGCTACAATTcactgaaaatataatatttaaagcaaTGTAATGTTAAGAAGAGGTATAAATCTTGATTTAAAACAGATTCCTGTAACTTACCATTGcaagtaaaagaaatagatGGTGTAGGATCTTTATCATTATTGACTAATTGTGGATGAACTACTAATTTTATACTTGTGCCATCTGGATATAAATTCTCCATCATTGGGCTGAcaacgtatccaatatttgtATTGGGGTCATTAAATGGAAACTCGccttaaataatgttaaattaaataaaatcacgaATAAGATGTGTATTAGttaaaatgtaatgtatagTAAAACATTTTACTAACTTCGTATAGACTTGATCATCTTATGAAATGCTTTCAAATCACAATCATGAAGAGATGATCTGGTTTTTATGACAGTCACATTTTCGTATAATCGTGTTTGACGTTTTtgctagaaataaaaaaagtataattataattatttattttattaaaattttggacAAAACTTTTTTGAGAGACTCACTCGACGATCTAAAGAAGTTTTTCGTCTTTCTATGGTGTTCCATGCGGATGAATTGCGAGGAGGCAATGGAGGTGGCGCAGCTGGTGACATAGCCGGTGATTTTGCAGATTTTTCTACAGCAGCATAAACTGGATCCGAATTGACGCTTTCATTAGTGCTGTACATATAATCAAATGGATCAAACGGATCGTACACACTGCCGCTAACTTGTGATTgcaaatctgtaaaaaaaattaatctatagTAGTAACAAAgaatcttctttttattcatatacgaaaaatattttcagacatatattttgtttttttttatattaatcaataatttatagtcAAATTTCTATTATCTAAACAGTGTCATTTaggaaacaaaaataaagacaatGTTGCAACAGAAATACGTTTAGATGTACATTACATatgatatatcattaattcttgtttaaatttataaaatataaatattattttaatgctaGAAATGAAATGTAATGCAATAAATCGTGTAACGGtgttacaaaagaaaaaaaaattgcgaaattatAAACGAGCTGAAAGCTCATTAACGTCTGAACTTCTTGCAACAGTTTGAATAACAGAGTTTTTACTgtgtcaatataaaatatgagacTAAATAATTTACCATCTCTACATTCTTGCACGGAATCATTTCCACTGTCAGTTTTAATAAGTAATGGATCGAATGCTTCCAACACGCTAACTCGCACATTTGTTTTGTCTTCCGTTTTGTCATCCCCAAAACTATTCAAGTCTATAAGATTGCTGTTTGGTTTCTTCTCTATTACTTTTAACACGTTCAACTGTTCGTCATCCACACAGAATGCTGCTATTGACGGAGCACACATGGCAGGTGCAACAGTTGGTCTATAATTTGTAGGCAATGGAGGaatctaaaaaagaaatatacaacttttgatatTCTCTTTGATCATGCATGGATGAACATCCCTCGCTTGAAAAGTTAGCAATACAAGTATatatgatgaaatatttttgcattcatTAGAAAAGAAGCAAAGCATGTGAAAACCTGTTTGATGAactaatattttgtacatactatacttaatattatgtgaaGAGATAAGTTAAAATAGGTCAATGATACTAAAAAAAGGtctaataatactaaaaaggAAAATAGTATAAGCATCTCTCAAATCTTCAGATATATGAGATACCTGTCCGAAGAAAAGATgcttaaagataataaatttccatGCAGGCTGCAAGAAAGATTGCATTTTAACAGACtgctttatattaatttatatgtaaataagtcgtattaaaaaaaaatgtatatatataaaaaaaataaaaaaataaaaggaagaaaaacacTTTGTAGATTGGGAATGTTCATTTCAGAACAAaacaaattgtatataaatcttcATTACCTGTGGTGTAATATCAGGTACATTGTTGCTAACACTATTAGCTCTTGACATAATGGGACTAATTCCCGGTGTTCCTGGCGTACATGGTGCTGTAGAAGATCTCGGACCTGGAGAAAGAGAATGATATCTAAAATCTCTGGAATGATACGCGCCAACTGAGCTATTACTTCGAGAAACTCTTGATTGTTTCTTCAATAATGACGGATGTGTATCCCAGTTTGGTTCTACTGGTGCTTTtctgtaacaaaaaatttaatagttttagcTTTTAATAGTTTAACGTTTATACAAGgacataaaattgttattgtttCAACTAAAGAAAGATTGACTCGTTAAATTTCATTGCAAATGCATAAATCacttgattaataatttatttgttatatgaaTCTCtgatttactttaaaatactaaaataaaaataataaaattatatataaataatatgtataaagacaagtttttaaaatattatctcattaactaaaaatacattttatatcataaaaatatatcataaaaatattacggtGGTGGTGGAGGTGGTGCTGAGCAATATTCAGCCAGATTATCCTGCTTCACGGGActtgtaaaattgattaagtcACTAGAAGAACCCTGACTTGCAACAGTGGCTGTTGAATTTCTTCTACATGGTATTGGAGGTGGCGGTGCTAATATTACAGTATTCTTTTGATTTGTATTAATGGAGGGTCTTGGTCGACTTCTGCATTGAGATCTGTTGAATAGTTAAGATTGTTAGATTATTTAATCAGTCTTGCGAAGAATAAAGCAACAAAACTTTTCTAAAGAGATTAAagtaatcataaataaataaacatacattATTAAGTACAATtacttcatataatattaaaagagcaTGAAAAATCCTTACCTTTCTCCCTGTGAACTGTCTGTCTCTGATGTTGAACTATTTGTATTGCACACATTGTTCTGTGTATGGCAAGATTGGTCTACATTACTAAACTCTGAACGTAACTTttgcaatctaaatttttcTAGAGCTAAGCTTTCCAAACTGAGGGCTTGGGCCCGTTCCAGATCTTCTTGAAACTGTCTTTCATGATCAATCACCGCAGTCCTTTGATTGTAGGTGCTTCTACCGTAGTGTGACATCTAGAATCAGACGAAATACCGCTTTTAATATGTATCGTTCAAG
It encodes:
- the Pi3k68d gene encoding phosphatidylinositol 4-phosphate 3-kinase C2 domain-containing subunit beta isoform X9, with product MSHYGRSTYNQRTAVIDHERQFQEDLERAQALSLESLALEKFRLQKLRSEFSNVDQSCHTQNNVCNTNSSTSETDSSQGERSQCRSRPRPSINTNQKNTVILAPPPPIPCRRNSTATVASQGSSSDLINFTSPVKQDNLAEYCSAPPPPPPKAPVEPNWDTHPSLLKKQSRVSRSNSSVGAYHSRDFRYHSLSPGPRSSTAPCTPGTPGISPIMSRANSVSNNVPDITPQPAWKFIIFKHLFFGQIPPLPTNYRPTVAPAMCAPSIAAFCVDDEQLNVLKVIEKKPNSNLIDLNSFGDDKTEDKTNVRVSVLEAFDPLLIKTDSGNDSVQECRDDLQSQVSGSVYDPFDPFDYMYSTNESVNSDPVYAAVEKSAKSPAMSPAAPPPLPPRNSSAWNTIERRKTSLDRRQKRQTRLYENVTVIKTRSSLHDCDLKAFHKMIKSIRSEFPFNDPNTNIGYVVSPMMENLYPDGTSIKLVVHPQLVNNDKDPTPSISFTCNVNCSVEHVILNVACSLEDEDTVNVEKYCLRVWGLAEYLAPNTTLAQYEYIHQCIKLEKDIELAIMSRAQIKQSIARTLQDDNCDQYLRLEDILPNEPLQPISYDTLIILLETVEKEMERVESAALQLLNTNQGSVLLPQLQPHCVVQAVKAVCALMGSIETFEITEAVDNFVNACCQFLPQSHTANIDCKKPEILHEDGDYAVVTLRKKFPDVISSHCHKIRDAVQELVETYCHAFRVDFQLNSKGEFPTNTLISSEVIDTILVRVGALHRLPTTWKHDDYIVAAQIFHGTRPVGNPVLSEPMTVSTNFYPRILFNSWLEFRGISVCQVPREARLVLVLYGRTLQPAEHESNSSVENAMQKEELGWSAIQFFDYDGVMSQGNFFLSLWPAIADKRLGPAPAPGIHPRGGTHPIIGLELPDYGGKVLFPTELRDFDVESLDFNSLDQNTQELLIDITQQDTFSRPPIDEREILWEKRHYLHDRPEALPKVLLAAHSWDWACLPDLHASLRVWSSLPPIQALQLLLPCFPDMKVREMAVGWIREISNDELVDYLPQLLQAMKHETYEASPLTRFLLERALFSPRVAHHIYWLLTQALPGQSPQVQNSAEIAAEDDKAISCARYQRRLQLMLRALLAVIGDALRNSFLTQQLLVKNLHEIAENIKVTKESLRMETLKTGLQNIHCQLMEDDGTCLPLSPSKLVFGINVQTCAYFPSFTLPLKINFISCDNVISPAIFKVGDDLQQDMLTLQMVRIMDKLWLKEGLDLKIVTFACVPTGHKRGMIEMVTNAETLRKIQVEFGLTGSFKDRPIAEWLAKHNPSELEYERAVENFTASCAGYSVATYILGICDRHNDNIMLKTSGHLFHIDFGKFLGDAQMFGNFKRDRTPFVLTSDMAYVINGGDKPSAKFHHFVDLCCQAFNIVRKHGNLILHLFGLQE
- the Pi3k68d gene encoding phosphatidylinositol 4-phosphate 3-kinase C2 domain-containing subunit beta isoform X8 — protein: MSHYGRSTYNQRTAVIDHERQFQEDLERAQALSLESLALEKFRLQKLRSEFSNVDQSCHTQNNVCNTNSSTSETDSSQGERSQCRSRPRPSINTNQKNTVILAPPPPIPCRRNSTATVASQGSSSDLINFTSPVKQDNLAEYCSAPPPPPPKAPVEPNWDTHPSLLKKQSRVSRSNSSVGAYHSRDFRYHSLSPGPRSSTAPCTPGTPGISPIMSRANSVSNNVPDITPQPAWKFIIFKHLFFGQIPPLPTNYRPTVAPAMCAPSIAAFCVDDEQLNVLKVIEKKPNSNLIDLNSFGDDKTEDKTNVRVSVLEAFDPLLIKTDSGNDSVQECRDDLQSQVSGSVYDPFDPFDYMYSTNESVNSDPVYAAVEKSAKSPAMSPAAPPPLPPRNSSAWNTIERRKTSLDRRQKRQTRLYENVTVIKTRSSLHDCDLKAFHKMIKSIRSEFPFNDPNTNIGYVVSPMMENLYPDGTSIKLVVHPQLVNNDKDPTPSISFTCNVNCSVEHVILNVACSLEDEDTVNVEKYCLRVWGLAEYLAPNTTLAQYEYIHQCIKLEKDIELAIMSRAQIKQSIARTLQDDNCDQYLRLEDILPNEPLQPISYDTLIILLETVEKEMERVESAALQLLNTNQGSVLLPQLQPHCVVQAVKAVCALMGSIETFEITEAVDNFVNACCQFLPQSHTANIDCKKPEILHEDGDYAVVTLRKKFPDVISSHCHKIRDAVQELVETYCHAFRVDFQLNSKGEFPTNTLISSEVIDTILVRVGALHRLPTTWKHDDYIVAAQIFHGTRPVGNPVLSEPMTVSTNFYPRILFNSWLEFRGISVCQVPREARLVLVLYGRTLQPAEHESNSSVENAMQKEELGWSAIQFFDYDGVMSQGNFFLSLWPAIADKRLGPAPAPGIHPRGGTHPIIGLELPDYGGKVLFPTELRDFDVESLDFNSLDQNTQELLIDITQQDTFSRPPIDEREILWEKRHYLHDRPEALPKVLLAAHSWDWACLPDLHASLRVWSSLPPIQALQLLLPCFPDMKVREMAVGWIREISNDELVDYLPQLLQAMKHETYEASPLTRFLLERALFSPRVAHHIYWLLTQALPGQSPQVQNSAEIAAEDDKAISCARYQRRLQLMLRALLAVIGDALRNSFLTQQLLVKNLHEIAENIKVTKESLRMETLKTGLQNIHCQLMEDDGTCLPLSPSKLVFGINVQTCAYFPSFTLPLKINFISCDNVISPAIFKVGDDLQQDMLTLQMVRIMDKLWLKEGLDLKIVTFACVPTGHKRGMIEMVTNAETLRKIQVEFGLTGSFKDRPIAEWLAKHNPSELEYERAVENFTASCAGYSVATYILGICDRHNDNIMLKTSGHLFHIDFGKFLGDAQMFGNFKRDRTPFVLTSDMAYVINGGDKPSAKFHHFVDLCCQAFNIVRKHGNLILHLFGLNAF
- the Pi3k68d gene encoding phosphatidylinositol 4-phosphate 3-kinase C2 domain-containing subunit beta isoform X7 translates to MSHYGRSTYNQRTAVIDHERQFQEDLERAQALSLESLALEKFRLQKLRSEFSNVDQSCHTQNNVCNTNSSTSETDSSQGERSQCRSRPRPSINTNQKNTVILAPPPPIPCRRNSTATVASQGSSSDLINFTSPVKQDNLAEYCSAPPPPPPKAPVEPNWDTHPSLLKKQSRVSRSNSSVGAYHSRDFRYHSLSPGPRSSTAPCTPGTPGISPIMSRANSVSNNVPDITPQPAWKFIIFKHLFFGQIPPLPTNYRPTVAPAMCAPSIAAFCVDDEQLNVLKVIEKKPNSNLIDLNSFGDDKTEDKTNVRVSVLEAFDPLLIKTDSGNDSVQECRDDLQSQVSGSVYDPFDPFDYMYSTNESVNSDPVYAAVEKSAKSPAMSPAAPPPLPPRNSSAWNTIERRKTSLDRRQKRQTRLYENVTVIKTRSSLHDCDLKAFHKMIKSIRSEFPFNDPNTNIGYVVSPMMENLYPDGTSIKLVVHPQLVNNDKDPTPSISFTCNVNCSVEHVILNVACSLEDEDTVNVEKYCLRVWGLAEYLAPNTTLAQYEYIHQCIKLEKDIELAIMSRAQIKQSIARTLQDDNCDQYLRLEDILPNEPLQPISYDTLIILLETVEKEMERVESAALQLLNTNQGSVLLPQLQPHCVVQAVKAVCALMGSIETFEITEAVDNFVNACCQFLPQSHTANIDCKKPEILHEDGDYAVVTLRKKFPDVISSHCHKIRDAVQELVETYCHAFRVDFQLNSKGEFPTNTLISSEVIDTILVRVGALHRLPTTWKHDDYIVAAQIFHGTRPVGNPVLSEPMTVSTNFYPRILFNSWLEFRGISVCQVPREARLVLVLYGRTLQPAEHESNSSVENAMQKEELGWSAIQFFDYDGVMSQGNFFLSLWPAIADKRLGPAPAPGIHPRGGTHPIIGLELPDYGGKVLFPTELRDFDVESLDFNSLDQNTQELLIDITQQDTFSRPPIDEREILWEKRHYLHDRPEALPKVLLAAHSWDWACLPDLHASLRVWSSLPPIQALQLLLPCFPDMKVREMAVGWIREISNDELVDYLPQLLQAMKHETYEASPLTRFLLERALFSPRVAHHIYWLLTQALPGQSPQVQNSAEIAAEDDKAISCARYQRRLQLMLRALLAVIGDALRNSFLTQQLLVKNLHEIAENIKVTKESLRMETLKTGLQNIHCQLMEDDGTCLPLSPSKLVFGINVQTCAYFPSFTLPLKINFISCDNVISPAIFKVGDDLQQDMLTLQMVRIMDKLWLKEGLDLKIVTFACVPTGHKRGMIEMVTNAETLRKIQVEFGLTGSFKDRPIAEWLAKHNPSELEYERAVENFTASCAGYSVATYILGICDRHNDNIMLKTSGHLFHIDFGKFLGDAQMFGNFKRDRTPFVLTSDMAYVINGGDKPSAKFHHFVDLCCQAFNIVRKHGNLILHLFGLNLRISSTTL